The genomic window GTTCTCAGAAAGGTCTAAATATTCAAGCCCCTGAAGCTTACAAAAGTCTCTTGGAATTGGACCCTTAAAATGGTTTTTGGACAAATCAATTGCACTCAATTGCGTAGAATTGACAATCCACCTTGGAAGCATGCCTGAAAATTGATTGTTACTCAAATCCAATACAGTCCACATTTTCTTCCACCCATCTAATGGAAAATCTGATATCTGACCCCAAAAGTTGTTACCGCTTAGGTAGAGAAAAACCAGGCCAGAAGAATTGACCACTGAGGCAAGTAATTGCCCACCCAAATTGTTGTTTGACAGCTTGAGAAACCCTATTGTTGttagttgttttagttttactGTGGACAATTGATTGTTGGATAAATCTAAAATTCCCAAAGAGCTAATATTTCCTAAACAAGAAGGAATACAACCTGTGAATCCATTCTTAGCCATCCTTAAGGTGTATAGATTTGGAAAgatcaaacaaatatcttttgAAATTTGACCATGCATGTTGTTGTTGGATATATCTAATTCGGTCATATTTGGATTTGGGTGATCTTGCAATTGCAGAGTACCAACAAAGGAGTTCTCGCTCATAAATAGTTGCTCCAATCGTGTATTGTTCTTAAGCAACCACGATGGAAACATTCCAGTGATGTTATTGTGGGAGAGATCAAGGAATCTTAAGTTGTATTGGTAATAAAGGAAGTTGGGAATCTCTACATTGACTGCTTTCGATGTTGGACTATTTGACAAGTGGAAAAATACTAGTTGGAACTTTGGAATCAAATCATGAAAGGACATGGGTTCTGTTACTAGTCTGTTGTTCTCACTAGAGAAGAACTTAAGGCTTGAGTGGTTCATAAAATGCTTCCTTGAAATGGGAACTTCAAAGAGGTTATTTGATAGTGAGAGGAATTCAATGGATATGAGGTTGGTAAGAGGACCAGATGCAATATTTCCAGTAAACTAGTTTTCATAAACATCTAATAGTTGTAGAGATGACAAGTTTCCCAAACAATCTGGGAGTGAACCTCCTAAATTATTTCCATAGAGATCTAATTGCTCCAGATTCTTCAATTCACACCAGCCTGTACAATTTATCTTGAAATAGTCAAAATAGTGTCGAAAGAATCTTGAGCGGATTAAGAGTTGTTAATTTACCTTGAGCGGGTAGGGTGTCATTGATGTTACATTCACCAACAGACAAGACCTTAAGAGCTGGCAATGCACCGATGTCCTGGAGAAAGTTTAATGGGAGAGAAGTATAATCTAGATACAATTCTTCAAGGGTGCTCGAATTGAAAAAAGTCCCTGTGAAAAAGAAAGACGAAAAGGTATGATGAAAATAGTGGTGGTACAGAGTAGCCATTcctttcaatattattaattaagattttaagaaaCTAAACACTGATTAACTTTGACTTAAATTAGTATCCTTGGGAGAAGTGTTGAAAAAATCTTGAGCGGATGTAGAGTTGTTAATTTACCTCGAGTGGGCAGGGTGCCATTGAGGTTACTATCACTAACAGACAAGACCTTAAGAGCTGGCAATGCTCTGATTTTCGGGAGAAAGTTTAATGGGAGAGAAGTATAATCTAGATACAATTCTTCAAGAGTGCTCGAATTGAAGAAAGTCcctgtgaaaaagaaagaagaaaaggtatGATGAAAATAGTGGTGATGCAGAGTAACCATTccattcaatattattaattaagattttaagaaaCTAAACTATGATTAACCTTGACTTAAATTAGTATCCTTGAGAGAGTCTTTAGGGATGACTATCCTTAAATGAAGgttcttttatgtatttttttttatctttctccaCACCaccaacttttatttattttttatttgtattattatttttttctaaaaaaatgaatttggggCATAACCCAGGAATGAGTTATGATATTATTGATAAGAAATTTTGAactatcatttgatttcattagttttgaataatataatatttttgaagatttgaaatgctgcgtatttttaaataacttgttcttttgatatatTCGTTAAGAGGCTTAGTATAGGTAGGGTGTCCTTTCGACACTGCTCCTACGTTGTCTGTCATGGGCCCGAGATTCGAGTCGTGAAAAATTGATCACATAGATATAAAgtccttatttttcttgataaagaaacaatataattaagagAATGTCATGTGAAGTAATTAGGTAGAAACTGTGTATTATACCTGATCCTGTcaacatattatttgatagatCCAAAGATTTGAGGGATGAAAGCCCACTCAGAATTGATAAGATGCTACTGTTCAATTGATTGCCACGCAGGTCAAGGTTCTCTAACTTTCCCAGCCTCACCGGGTGGAGTTGAAAACCTACAAGATATATAATTCTcaaattatacataaaaaaaatataccttaAGATAGGTTGTGTACACTGCATAGATTAAGAAAGAAGCTAGGTGGTTTTATGCCTTAAGATTGCGTTTTTGTCAAGAAGGATAGATTGGAAGTATCCATTTTGATTATTGTAATATAATCATCCTAATATAATAGGTTGGAAACTTGCATGGGTTATCTTACAATAATTgtcaaaaagtaatttttaatctttagaGATGAAAGCTTACATGATAGATCTAAAGAGTACTTGAGAGAATGTAAAGCTTACATGATACAATAATTGTCAAACATGATGAAATGCTATCAATGATTACTAAATAGATATTAAGTCCTCAATTTTCTTAAGAGAATGTAACTTACTATTGATACCAGTAGATCCTGTCAGCTGATTGAATGACAGATCTAAATGCTTGAGAGATGAAAATCCacttaaagatgaaaaaatgcTGTCGTTGCACTGATTTCGACTTAGATGAAGGTTCTCCAGCTTTTTCAACCTTGATGACAAGACTTTGAAACCTGCATGGTGTTTCTCAAAAGCATATTGGATGGAAATAAACACATagaagctaaatcatatgagaagGAGAAAAGAAGAGGTTTCAAAGCTAAATAATTAAACGGTTTCCAACGAGATGCTTTTAGTTCAAAGAGCAAAACAAACAAAGTACAAAAAgcatagaaaaaataacttaattataaataaatcaagctAACCAAAAGTCAGATTAATAGAAAGGTTGTACACTACAAAACATCCAATAGCTAGACATACAAGACAAACAATCATCACAAACTAGGAACGACCGTCTCCCAGTAACAAATTAACCTTATGAAGTTGAACTTACTTTtggtaaaattatgttttggttCCTGTTTcggaaaaattattgttttagtccctaaacttaggagactaaacctagttttcttttatgcattggaatcttttaatttatttgtcttgtttttagtatcttttatatatttgttgtaGATTTACCTAACGATCCTCAATAGAATTCTCGAGTCTTTCATCtgatattctttttagttttaattttccGGGTGAGtgaaataatctttaatatgcatgtaacataaataaatatgtatgtagattatatgatgagtacaactagttaatttcttgaatatttatatatgttgctttattttctaagtactaatctattttttaatttgcacttgcattttgttaaattaaattctatttgatatgatatacacTGATTTGATAATGATGTgaatatacatatattatatCTTGATATAGGATTTGTTAGTAACTTCATGCTAACGGAAAGTAGTTAGCCTATGTGCATATTATTCTGTATACTTAATTGGTGAGAGAGGCACCAACCTGTGGTGACTAATCCTCCCACAATGATCATCTTCGAGTGTCATTTGATCTCTGACATGTATTCCACTACTTTATGATAATATGCTtagtatatatatgtatatcaaaataaattaacttgcaaactattaatatctaaaataaatattaaatattattcactcactaagttggttgaactcaccctttattttttatattagttcaGATTCTTAGTTTATATTAGCAGGTGAACTTTGTTGAGTATTCCTACTTCTTCGGTTTTGATCGATATGCCTTACTTGTTTCGTGAGgttattcttttagttttgattcaatgtcttagaCGTTCCACTATtaccttgttttaattaaatttggattttgataatgtaatgaatattatggattattgtttttgttttaattattgccGCTCCTATGTTGCTCGTCAAGGGCCCGAGATTCGAGTCGTGAAAAAATTGATCATTACATAGATATAAAGTCCTCATTTTTCTTGATaaagaaacaatataattaagagAATCTCATGTGAAGCAGTTAGGAAGAAACTGTGTATTATACCTGATCCTGTcaacatattatttgatagattCAAAGACTTGAGGGATGAAAGCCCACTCAGAATTGATAAGATGCTACTGTTCAATTGATTGTCACTCAGGTCAAGGTTCTCTAACTTTCCCAGACTCACCGGTTGGAGTTGAAAACCTACAAGATATATAATTCTcaaattatacataaaaaaaaaaatataccttgCATAGATAGGTTGTGTACACTGCATAGATTAAGAAAGAAGTTAGGTGGTTTTATGCCTTTAAGATTGCGTTTTTGTCAAGAAGGATAGATTGGAAGTATCCATATATTTTATACATCGTCacttgtaatttttaatcatcCTAATTTTGATCCACCTCACTTTAATCTCTTCCTGTcttattagaaaaacaatttatggaTAAGTTGAAAGCTCCATAGATAATAAATCTTCAGAGATGAAAGTGCAGTCAAACatgatgaaatgatattattgattattgaaTAGATATAAAGCCCTCAACTTTCTTGATAAAGAAACCGTATAAGAGAATGTAACTTACTATTGATACCAGTAGATCCTGTCAGCTGATTGAATGACAGATCTAAATGCTTGAGAGATGAAAATCCAGTTATAGATGAAAAAATGCTATCGTTGTATTGATTCCAACTTAGGTCAAGGTTCTCCACTTTTTTCAACCTTGATGACAAGTCCTTGAAACCTGCATGATGTTTCTCAAAAGCATGTTGGAAGGAAATAAACGcgtagaaaaaaatgatatgtgaaggagaagagaaaaggttTCAAAGCTAAATAATTAAACGGTTAACATAGAAGCTACCTGATCCTTTCAACCCATTGTCTGATAAATCTAAAGACTTGAGAGAGGAAAGCCCACTCAAACATGATAAAATGcttttatcattattaaatcGGTTCTGACTTAGATCAAGTACCTCCAGTTTTGATGATTGGACTTCGAAGCCTGGAAGAGAAACACCAAAGCAAAATAATTGACATTAAACACAAGCCACTTCATCAGCGTAATTTCAGTATAAGATTCacacaataatataaatttattttatgattataagaACAGAAAGATTGAACCAGCCTTGATTCTCAAAGCAACCAACTAATCCATTAGAACTCAAATCAAGACTTTGCAATTCCTTAAAAGGCAAGAACAAAGATGCGTTGAGAACCCAATCCCCCAAACTCTGATCCCTTGCTCCAAAAAGAGAGAGTTGGATCACTCGTCTAGTAGTGTTATCACACTCGATCCCAGGCCACTCACAACAATTACTACTGTCCACCCAATCTCCCAAGGAAAGGTGATTTGGATCGATCAAAGCTTTGATCTCCAAGAGACCAGTTCTCTCTTCCTCCGAACATCCATAACTACCACACCATTCGCCAACCAAAGTCAATAACGCTAGCAACATCCAAGCCCCCATTTTTTTCACCATCATCTTAGATAATTCTATGAACTACCACGTAGAATATTGTTGTTTGTTATGTGAATTTGGGCAACCATAGAGGTCCTATTTATACTACACTATGGccatttccatgattttttctGCGTATCTTGTGCAGGTTCCATGATTTTATCTGGGAGTCAATTTAAGTTACTTGCATGCCACCTTCTCATCAATTATTGTCGTCGAGTCCTATTTTGTGTTAAACGTTGGGTGTATATTAAAGTAGTCAAAAGTAGGATATCCCGCTTTCTCCATTACTGTTCTGTAACGATATTTTGGTAGCCTTATAGCACTCGCTACTGGAGAAATTGAGCTCAAGCATAAAATGTCGTGTATGCGGATGCTTGACTTGCGGTGTGCCATTTTGACTTTAAACACCACCAAGCAGTGATTTCATGGTGATTTCCTTATGCATACTGGTGGTCTCCCATAGTCACTATTTGCCAATAGTTATGTGCATTTGGGACTGTGAATACTATACACTTTTGGCTCTCTTAATACAGTCAATTGGATTTCTTTGCTCGTATGGGTGCATTATTGGGGATGACTTTGACGCATAGTaaaaatgaacaatttttttagtaaaaacataatcaaaataaaccaattattttttataaaatattatttagcgGTTTGTAGAATTGTTTGGCAGTATAAGTTATCATCTCATGATGTTCAAAAATTCaggaacataaaaataaagggttatttaatatttagataGTAGCTGATTTATATATTAAGtatttgaatttctttccaatctaaaaaattcaaacttcattAAGATAATCTTAAATACCTGcatgaaaaacaattctaattGGAGAGACTTTAAGATTCTATGACGGTAAAGTTAGTATCTTCTAAAATAATCAAGGTAGCGCTGCCTCTCTCGTACGGTGATCATTGCACAAGATGTTgcatttattttcaatcaaggaAACAACAAAGAGATATTAATAGCTGTAATAATTCGTTGCAAGGACTGACTGGCTCCTAGTTTAGCTGTTCTTGATTATTTGATCACTAAAATTGATTCATTCATAAGAGAAGAGAATAAAGAGATATTTAATTCTTAAGTAACGACGATCTGTGGAGTCGAGCTACGGAAACCGAGATGCTATATAACTGGCCTCCTCACTCCTCGATAATACAATTCAATCAATCAAGTTTGAAGAAATTGATAGGCTAACTGTTTGCATTAAAGCCGAAATTGTAGCTGGCAAGCATTAACGAAAGGTCTCTCCGTGCTTGGTGGTCGCTTCCTTGGGTCCATTCCTTTACCTTCACCTCCGGCTAAGAATTTCATTGCCGGTGGATAAATCTGTTTCAGAACGTGAACGATCTCAAGCTTCcagtttcaaataaaaagtttcaaataagCTATAAGCCTTTTTACCCGTCATAGGCAGATCCTATTTATAGAGGTCCTATTTATACTACAGTACTTTGGCCATTTCCATGATTTTATCTGCAGATTCTATGTTTTGAGACATATTATAACAGAGAGATTGTCGATAATAGCAATCATTTTCTTATCTCCTGTATCATATCTTCCCACAAATCTTAAATAATTGATAAGACTCgtgtcatgattttttattagtcaCCAAATTAACTTAGATcaactcttttatatatatatatatatatatatattaaaataacatcgttttttatatataaaaaataaataatcaatagaTTGCAGTTAGGTATTTAGGTATCTATTAACCGAGTCACTTGGATTTCTCATTATGCATATTTAAgattgctaaaataaaatatttagtttaatttcacATATAAGCTAATTCGATAacactttttaatataaaacaaaaaaaaatgagtgctATCGTCATCAACTTTATTTGGTGACGTTTGACATATAAATTCTGTTCAATTTAAATCAACTTTTCAATAAATAGTTAATGTTAATAAGCACAGTAGCGAGAACTAAGCAGTGTTATGTGTATTTGGGACTGTGAATACTGAATACTGTACACTTTGGCTCTCTTCATACAGTCAATTGACTTTGACACatagtaaaaatgaaaaaaaaattactccgTGGATTTGTGATTAAACTACAATACTAAATATACCCACTGATCTGTGGATTTGTGAttaaacttggaaaaaaactacaatactTAAAAAGCCATATGTGAATTTGTGATTaagaaaattcattattttattttttgacatattAGGTTCCAATAGATGCACCAAGTCAATGTGAGTGGGTgtcctttttcttatttatgagGATCCAATAGATGCATAAAGTCTAAGGCTCCACAATCACTAGTCAATCCCTCCAACTTGTTGCGTAAACTACTTTGCTTTTTCTTCATATATAGACATGGAAAGTCATGTGTTCTAAACAATTGATTTGATCTTGTGGAATACATGGCAGAAGAGATAAGAAAATGACTTGTATTATCAACAATTTCTTCCctaacttttttcatggaatGAAGTGATTTGCCGCTAGCTTGGTCGCACGTCTAaaaaaatccgcgcggcatcggctggcgatCTTTCATTGTGTTGATTtaattggttcgttggagtcgccacctagtaatttattgaaggctactaggaaaccgaatgtactggtcttgtcagagattcacgggtaagagactgattgtggttaggaaaggtattagcacccctaaccctacctgaggtaagctgcttcgcgaatttgatgtgtttaaaaaaaatttaataattgtttttttcatcggatattagaaatacaacttacgtataagttaataattcttgaccgtgatccaatcaaaatattaaattcttctttaacctttgcaatttcatcataaaaaaatataaaaaaatatatatataaaaacaaatacaaacacacccatacactttcactatattttcttttttcttttcctttccttttcctttttttgtttttttacatccacaatacaGATTACAAAAAATtcgaaactaaataaaaattatattaaataatccaaatttacaaaatagtccccCAAAAAATCCATAACAGTGCTGGAGAAGCTTTTTGAAATTGCATGCAGTGCTGAGGCAGGTCTCTGAACAGGTGAACACTGGCGGCGCGTCTCTCCCACTCGCCCCCGCCACTGggggcgcgtgggttcacgcgccgccgtgAGAGAGAGCTTGGAAACAGCATATCCCGtatggcttcttcttcttctctgtcttcCTAAACCGTCGGTGACCTGCAGGACCAGAAAAGAAACACACACAGCAgtcgattttaatttttttctttgatttcaatctgtttgttctttctctcttcacCGTTTTAGATCTTCTCCCCTCTCGGTTTCGCCCTCTTCTCTGTTGGTGTTCTCTACTGGTTGCTGGGGATGAAGGCGAACAGATCTGAGTCTGTGGGTGTCGCTTCGCTCTGGCTGTTAGAGCTGCGGTGGAGATGGGAGGCAGTTGACCGGTCGGCGTCGCTGGTTGAAGGAGACGAAGAGGTTGCTGGTTGCTGCTGTTCGGCCGCCGCTGGGGGAAGCTTTGTCGCGTCTGTGCTGATGAGGGAGACCGTGGCCTGCGGCCGGTGGAAGAGGGAAGATCTGTCAGCTGCGGGCTGGAAGGCGGTGTTCTCGGTGGCTGAGAGAAGCGCCGCTGGGAGGGGGAAGGTCTGGTGCGTGGGGGGTGTTCGGATGTGTtgctggaaaagaaaaatggagcTGCTGTCTTGGAGAAGGGGAGAGGTCGTGGCTGAGAGGGAGGCGGCGGTCTTGGTTTCCCAAGGAAGGGGGAGGCTGGCCGGTTCTGATTTGTAGCGGGTGAGGGGTGTTAGAGGCTGGTATGTGGCTGTTGGCAAGCCGGCcggggaagaggaagaaggaaaaaaaatccagcgGGGAGGCTGGCGGCTGCCTCTTTCggtgagggagagaaaaagCTAAGCTTTTAGGGTTTCAGTTGCCTCTcccctcaaatttcaaaattgcccccccccccccctctccttttgtttgagttgtggaccagtatttataggtaaaatgttgcATGGATCTCAAGATTGGTTCatccaactttttttcttttttttgtaaatttgatttttcttaatttttttgtattttttgaaaacgagcaatatcaacgtcgactcaatgaagaaaatcaatgattttaaaataacgcgttaaaagttgaacgcgttccaaatatctttgaaaatttaaattcttttgatacgatgctaaaaatgataaaaaatgatgcaaatgtattaaaaacgtattttttttttggattttcaatgtttttcgctatttttgaattttttctgaaaatttatcaaaacatgggtcaaaaattgggtagcaacagatgccccctctttacaatgcttacgaagcaaaactcctcaatgttttgcgtagtaagctttgtaaagaaaaacttgtCTTTCTGTCTGCTCAATATCCACTCATCTAAAGACCttgctcttttttctctctttttttctcttcttttttttcctgagaTCCCATCAGGCGATCTTCTTgaatgaaaaccaaaatctgcgtggttgggctaacctgagatctcgtccggcgatcccctttaaccagaaccaatatcttgtgtgtggttgggctaacctgagatcccgtccggcgatcccctttaaccagaaccaatatgagatcccatctggcgacctcattaaaccaaaactaaaaaaatgtgtgtaactcggtcaacctgaaatcccatctggcgattccctttaaccaaagctattATGGAATATATTGATGAGACTATTTTCGAAAGGCGATATGGGAGAATTGCACAACTAATGAGGTTACCCGTACAAGCAGCAGCAATCAAAGCCCTACTGAATTTTTGGGATCCTAGTTATCGGGGTTTTACCTTTGGGAACATTGATATGACACCGACTTTGGAGGAATATGAAAGGATTCTAGATTTTCCAAACGACAGCCACAGGATCTACCTAAGGCGAAGATTTGAAGACACAGCTTCGGAGGTAATCAATTTATTAGGCTTGGGAAAGATCAGTCAATGTAGAGTCGCCGAGGGGGGTTTCAAATGGAAAGTCATTGAGGcccgaatgaagaaaaatgctgAAGAAGGGAAGTTAGGAGAGGAACGATACAGGTTGGTGGCCTTCGCCATTTTTGGGCTAGTATTGTTCCCTTCCGAAATCGGAGTCATCAGTTTGGAAGCAGCAAGTGTCTTCATAGAATACGAACGTGACCGGATCAATCCCTCATCAGCCATTTTGGGAGAAACCATGTTATCACTCAACCACTGCAGAATGCATGGAAAAGGAGCCATGAGGTGTTGCGCCCCTATGTTGTATTTATGGATTATCAGTCATATCGAAACACCAAGGGAcatttttaacaacttttggTGGTTTGACCTGCGACCATTAAAGGTTACCATGGATGAGACTTGGAAGAATTGGGATGAGAAAGCATGGATAGATAAATA from Populus trichocarpa isolate Nisqually-1 chromosome 5, P.trichocarpa_v4.1, whole genome shotgun sequence includes these protein-coding regions:
- the LOC18098528 gene encoding receptor-like protein 14; amino-acid sequence: MLTGSGTFFNSSTLEELYLDYTSLPLNFLPKIRALPALKVLSVSDSNLNGTLPTRGTFFNSSTLEELYLDYTSLPLNFLQDIGALPALKVLSVGECNINDTLPAQGWCELKNLEQLDLYGNNLGGSLPDCLGNLSSLQLLDVYEN